The Conger conger chromosome 15, fConCon1.1, whole genome shotgun sequence genome contains a region encoding:
- the LOC133111854 gene encoding E3 ubiquitin-protein ligase TRIM35-like — protein sequence LLEEELSCSMCSEIFRDPVVLRCSHSFCEACLQQYWDQKGSRECPVCRRSASMDYPPISLSLRNACEAFLKERSQRAKAGSEVLCSLHSEKLKLFCLVDQIPVCVICQTSRKHENHKMLPVQEAAEEYKEKLRTALAPLQEKLKAFNAVKRICDQTAEHIKSQAQHTERQIKMEFEKLQQFLKYEEAARITALREEEEQKSQMMKEKIEKMTEEISSLSEQIRAIKQELGAEDISFCVSLSGAVSVCLSGAVWQNAGRDGAIFLQNEDLMLLLIIFYGNEATPTAQVTPEYYCRAQCTLGDPEKVSGALIDVAKHLGNLKYRVWEKMLGTVQYTPVTLDPNTAHPDLSLSEDLTSVRDSDEKQQVPDNPERFDWWGCVLGSEGFSSGRHCWDVEVGGGDWFVGVVKESISRKGVVDLRPAGGVWGIFKYGSGKYAALTSPSTALTAQRELQRVRVQLDWDRGEVSFSDPRNNTPLYTFKHSFTKRLFPFFNFSSLQTRIQICPMKVSVTVE from the exons ctcctggaagaggaacTCTCCTGTTCTatgtgctctgaaatcttcagggatcctgttgtcctgagatgcagtcacagcttctgtgaggcctgtctgcagcagtactgggatcagaagggatctcgagagtgcccagtttgcaggagaagtGCTTCTATGGATTATCCTCCAATTAGCCTGTCTCTGAGGAATGCCTGTGAGgcgttcttaaaggagagaagtcagagagctaaagcaggatctgaagtgctctgcagtctgcacagtgagaaactcaaactcttctgtttggTGGATCAAATACCCGTCTGTGTTATCTGCCAAACttcaagaaaacatgaaaaccataaaatgctaccagttcaggaggctgcagaagagTATAAG gagaaactcaggactgcactggctccactgcaggagaagctaaAAGCCTTCAATGCAGTGAAACgaatctgtgatcaaacagcagagcacatcaag agccaggcccagcacacagagagacagataaagatggagtttgagaaacttcaaCAGTTCCTAAAAtatgaagaggcagccaggatcactgcactgagggaggaagaggagcagaagagtcagatgatgaaggagaagattgaaaagatgacagaagagatatcatccctttcagaacagatcagagccataaaacaggagctgggagctgaagacatctcattc tgtgtgtctctcagtggggctgtgagtgtgtgtctcagtggggctgtgtggcagaacgctgggagggatggagccattttcttacagaatgaagatctgatgttgctgctgataatcttctatggtaatgaagccacgcccacagcacaagtgactcctgaatattattgcagagcccagtgcacactgggggatccagagaaggtctcaggagcactgattgatgtggccaagcacctgggcaatctgaagtacagagtgtgggagaagatgctggggactgttcaataca ctcctgtgactctggacccaaacacagcacatcccgacctctcactgtctgaggatctgaccagtgtgagagacagtgatgagaaacagcaggttcctgataatccagagagatttgattggtggggttgtgtgctgggctctgagggattcagctcagggagacactgctgggatgtagaagtggggggtggggactgGTTCgtgggtgtggttaaagagtccatcagcaggaaaggggtTGTTGATCTGAGGccagcaggaggagtgtggggtaTATTTAAATATGGCAGTGGGAAATACGCAGCCCTGACCTCTCCATCTACAGCCCTCACTGCGCAGAGGGAactccagagggtcagagtgcagctggactgggacaggggggaggtgtcattTTCTGACCCCCGTaacaacactcctctctacacttttaaacactccttcacCAAGAGACTGTTTCCATTCTTTAATTTTTCTTCTCTCCAGACTCGTATACAGATCTGTCCAATGAAGGTGTCTGTAACAGTGGAGTAG